The segment ttcagtgtaaatacaCTTTAAATCAAGTTAGATTTGATTTAGTCTTATTCTTTAATTTAGATTTTAGGTTGAGATTGAGATTTGAATCCAACACATCAATCAGTAATTTGTAGACAAAATAgaattaaagccagactgagtcagtggcacagatggaactatctaAGCAGATGATAGAGAACatcttcaaatgttgatatttgattgcattgtcaaccaaacacaattcacaTCACTAAATATCCTTCAATTTGAGATCAACCAGAGCTTGAAACTCTAGGCCTATTGTATTATCTATTTTTAGTTGCAttctgggttgaattgaaacaatagatGTTGATAACTGAAATGTTTTAAAGGCCTAAATAGCATCATTGATGAAATATGAGTGATGAATTATGGtcacatttcatttgctctgttaaacctactCTTTGGAATGACTTTGATATGAACAGTGAATCTACTTCATTTTTAAGTGGGGGATCTCTCAACGATCATTCTAACAATCGCACATTGGTAATATTGAGTGACAAATATCATAGCTAAGCagggctgggcttggttaaaaacCTGGATGGGATACCAAAAGGTAGCTGTAGATGGATCAATTCTCCTAGTAGGAGGTGCTGTCCAGCCTGTAGTTTTCTTTTTTGGTAGTGGAAATAACGCTGAAGATCTGATATTGTTTTAAAGGTACAAACTCAACATATTTTAAACAaagtttgtctatgttgaaatttggttaccatgacaaattacgttgaaacaacATTGGTTCGACGATCATTGAATTGATTGTCTTTTATTCTGGTGAGTGTGAGGCAAAACTAGAtatatcccccccacacacacatccatgaaACTCATcaggtacagatgtaggatcttaataatGCAGGCTATTTAAAACTTGTAGTAGATTTGAGGTTTTCAATTTACACTTTGAAATATCAGACTTGACTTTCCTCTACAAAAaggtccattaattataatcgccataataattcacatttcctgtgctgcaggattatttttctgcTATAGCAAACggactcaaattaagatcctacatctgcacGTTAATTTAGAACACATTTTATTTTACACAAAAAACCTGGCTTCATACACATGAAATCCTTCATTGAGATGTTTCGACATGAAGGAATATGGCTGCTTCATTCTGAGAGCTGCAAATGTTTAGTGAAAGTTACTGACGTGACATTTCACATCTTCCAggctcagaacagctccctggtcGTTGTTGTTGCTGTGCTTGTGTTTCTTCTCTGAGCATCGACAGAGCTTGTACTTTATCACCTGTGATGAAACACAGATGCACACGACAAAGGTCAGTGAAGCTGTCGATTTGAGACAAGGGCTGGTAAGAGAAAAGGTGGACATTTCGGAGTGTGTCTGCCTCTTCGACAGTTATTTGTAAAAAGCATAAATGTTTAATTCTGCTTTTCCAAGAGATTACGATAATGAGTGAGACAGAAAGCATAATGGAAAATACTAGAGAGAATGAAAAGATGACCTCATAGATGTAGTCAAACAGCTCCAGAATAGTAAGGAGACTGGCTCCAATGAAAAGACCCATCTGACCACCAATATCACCTGGGAAGAACGGACAAGGACAAGATTATCAAAgataataaacttttccaaaataTACACTTTTCCAACAAAGTATCCCTAAAAATAAAATTAATTGTTTTTTAAAAATCAGTGAAATACCTAAAAGTCCTGCTACTTCATAGGCTTTCTTCTGTTCGATCGTCTCATAGTTTAGAGCCTCAAAGAAGATGTCCAGAACCAGGATATTATCACTGTTCCAGAAAAATACCATATTCAACATCTAAACAGCAAACAGTTTACGTAATCTTCTGATAGAGAACATCTTTACTTAGTTGCACTAAATATGTGTATTGGAAATGGAACTGGAGGGTGAGAGATTCAAGGGCCAAAGACCCAATCAAATTTCTTTGCCATTACATTTCTTACTATGTACTCCATACTCGCTGTAAAGTTTTTATCTGGTGTTTGAAACATTAGACTCACGCTATGTACTGCTCTGACTTGTTGTATTTCTTGGCCAGATACTTGGCAGAGGCCTTGCTGGGGATCTTGACGAAGGACAGCTCCTTGCTGTATCTGGTCATGTTGCACggcgtctcacacacacaaaaatcatTGTCTTTCTCCACCAGGAAGTCTGGGAGCAAAGAGTAATACTGCAGCATTAACACTTCTTCTCTTTTTAGTCAATGTAAGTGATGTAGAGATGAAAATATAGTTGCTATGGACTACGAAACAGCAGTCTGGATCTATTGCTTACCAAGAGCTGGATCAGCACACTCTTTGTACAGCTCAGGGGTGCAGTATGGGGCATCTCCTGTATATAAAGAGTTGTTAATCAATGAATCTAAGTTGAACTTGAAAACTTAAATAGCCCAGACTAGGTAAACGGCTGGGTGGTAGAGTTCACTTACCAGGCATGTGCACCATGCGGCAGTTACAGTTCTCCACCAGGTAGCGCGTCTCACAGTCGATACGGCAGGCGGTGATGCTGTACGTTTCAAAGAATTCTGAGTCCATCCATGTCACCTTACAGTCCCCCCAGGGTGGGGGCAAATATATCAGCTGGAATAGACACACATGACAACtgttacacatacagtatgagctACAGTACAACTACAATTGAATAGGTGTACTACAACAGTCACACAGGTTGTGCTTTACAGTAGCATTTGTACATGTATTACTATTTTGTTTAAATAAAGTTGTGCAAATAAATATAATGTCCCGACCCGTTGTTCCTGGCAGGAGACAAAGGTCTGGAACCCAGGTGCCACTCCGAAGCCCAGCTGGTCGATGAAGGGTGGCTCCTCCTGATTGTGGATCTGAACTTTGATCCCAGCTTCAAATGAGGTCTCATCTGTGGAGAGGGGAACAGTGCACCATCCATGCATATGGCTTATTTAACTAGTgaacccactggctccagcaGACAGATACAGAGGTCTGTTGGATAGAGCAACACACATGTGAGCTGTAtttagtattttagtattttattaggatccccattagatgttGCGAAGACAGccactactcttcctggggtccaaataGGAACAAAACAACacatcacaacaaaacaatagtctacatcagggatcatcaactagattaaACTGTGGACCAATTGATTCTGGAGAGGATGGTCGGGGGCCCGGAACATAAttgcaaataatttgtagactgcaaattgatcacaagaagcccaaacagatataatgcttgactaaaacataataatttcaaaccttgcttacatttgtatacgatcacgtgtctcactattatgcatgggaataattgggaacagatttcttaaattaaaatcacttggagctgatttcctgggtTTTTTaaagtcttttatgtccaacactGAAATTTCCACACaataaaaaaactttttttttttcctTTTGCTCAGAtaacttggggggccaaataaaaccactcCGTGTCAAATTAAAatccagttggggaaccctggtctAAATCATTACAAATGTacgtttttttctttttttcttttcttttataCAATACTACAATATTCcaatgagtgggtgtgtgtaggatgagtgccagagtgtgtgtgtgtgaatgtgcatgcgtcagtgtgtgtctcttcacagtcgtGAGGTGTTGTTTTATCTGTGTTTTAAATCTGATTTTACTGCTAGCTTGGGTTACCTGatgtggaaaagagttccatgtagtctttgctctatgtagtactgtgtgtcaCAGGCcttagggactgtgaagagacccctggcggcatgtcttgtgggatatgTATGGGTTTCTGAGCTGTGAGTTAGGTGTTTGAACAGACATTTCAGTGCTTTCAAcacgtcaatacctctcacaaagacaagtagtgatgaagtcaatctctctattttgagccaggagagattgatgCGCATGTTCTTGATATTAACcctccgtgtacatttaagggccagtcTTTCTGTgtcaattgtaattttcctaagtccttctttgcagcacttgaccatataACTTGGCAGTAATCTAGGTGTGAttaaaactagggcctgtaggacttgtTTGTTTGACTGTGATGTCAAGAAAGCAGagctttatcatggacagacctctccccatcttagcaaCCATTggatcaatatgttttgaccatgtcaGTGTACAATCCCGGGTtacaccaagcagtttagtctccacAACTTGCTAattttccacattattcattacaagatttagatTAGGTTCAGGGTTTAGTAATTGATTTGTCTCAAATACAATGTTTTAAGGTTTTTAAATATTTTGGACTAGCTTATTGCTAgccacccattctaaaactgaaTGCAGATCTTTGTTAAGGTTTGCAGTGATCTCActtgctgtggtagctgacgtgtataatgttgagtcatcagtgtacatagacacacaggctttaatTAATGCTAGTGGTAGGTCATTAGTAAAAATAGAAATGGCCAAGGCAGCTGCTTTGAGGTATACCACACTCTACCTGGTTGACGTTAGAGAGGCTTcgattaaagaaaaccctctgtgtTGTGTTTGATAGGTAGCTCTCAATCCATGATATTGCAGAGGATGTAAAGCCATAGCACATAcgttttttcagcagcagattATGATTGCTGTGTAATGAACACACACAAGcacccacacttacacacacacccacacacacacacacacacacacacacacacacgcacacgcacacgcacacgcacacgcacacacacacacacacacatacacacacttttgtcctcacctgtctctccccacACAGGGAGGTACTCATCTTGCTGAATGTCCAGCATGAGCTCCAGACcgttccccatccctcccttggTAGTTATGAGAGGGGTGCGGCCCTCGCCTCCTGCGTTGAATGTGTAACACTTCCCATAGCGAGTGAACACCTGAGGAGAAAGATGAGAAATATGAAAGGGATGAGATAGCCAGACAAGATGTCCTGGAACCGTCCCTCACAATAGCAGAGCCATATTCATTCAGATGTATGGCTCTGCTCAATAGTTTCTATAAATCCAGTTTTGTTCCTTACTGTAACTTGCCACTGGGGGTCAGTGTTAGTCCACATTAGACACCACATTACCAGGGGTGATGAGGGTATTCCCCTGGGTTTGGGGTTACCTAATCatctgatctatggatttcacataactgggcaggggtgcatccatgggtgggcctgggaagaCATAGACCCACCAACTGGGGagcaaggcccagccaatcaaaatgAGTTTTCCCCGACAAAacggctttattacagacagaaatactcctcagcacccccctccccccacccactCCTCAGCCgaccccgcaggtgaagaagccggatgtggaggtcctgggctaacatggttacatgtggtctgtggttttgaggccggttggacgcactgccaagttctctaaaacaactttggaggcagcttatggtaatGAACAccaaattctctggcaacagtacTGGCGAACATTCCTGCCgtcagcatgccaattccacgctccctcaaaatttgagacatctgtgacattgtgttgtgtgacaaaactgcacattttaaagtggccttttattgtccccagcacaaggtgcacctgtgtaatgatcatgctgtttaatcagcttcttcatataccacacctgtcaggtggatggattatcttggcaaaggagaaatgctcactaacagggatgcaaacacATTTTGAGAGAAATACGTTTGGTGCATAATgggacatttctgtgattttctatttcagctcatgaaacacgggaccaacactttacatgttgcgtttaaatttttgttcagtgtataaacaACAGCATGGAACTATGCTCATGTCTACTGTAAGTCATAAGTAATTTGTAATTATGACACTGTCTGTATTAACTATAAAGTAACTTGTGCTGTTCTGAAGCTGGGAGCGGGCCATTGCTCAGCGTATGCAGCAACATGACACATCTgtgaatagagagagggctgACAAACACAATGATTTTTGACTGAGTTTGGACAGTGCTGTTAAACAGCTCAGCCTTGCCATctatcatcacacacacacacacgtttgttctactatccttgtggggaccaaacaattgattcccattcaaaattctATTTTCCCTAATCGTGAACCTAAACCGAActccttaccctaaacctaattgTAACTCTAATCCTCCCCACTTGTCAGAtctttccttgttttactatccttgtgaggaatTCTGGTCCACATGATAGAAAAACCAAACACATGCATGCAaaaagcacgcacgcacgcacgcacgcacgcacgcacacacacacacacacacacacacacacacacacacacacacacacacacacacacacacacacacacacacacactggctgataATTACAGGATCAATGTTCAGCTTTCTCTGTCGTGAGGGACTGCTACACAGCTATAGGCTTGTAGAGTGACTGGAAATCACTGTGGGGTAAATTCATTACTGATGTTTTCAGACACACTGAATGGAGTATGTGAGTATTCTGGAGGATGTTTTTGTCATCATTGCATAGTAGACAAGAAAATAGGTTTCTAATCTCAACCAATGTTAGAGTAAAAAGACTGTACTACCTCACACTCTACTTCCATATTTTCTATGCCTTCTGTAACATGCTTCTACTCTGCTTCAACCCTGCATCAACTCTGCTTCTACCCATCCACCCATCTCTTACTCACACATGTCCCTACTTCCTTTACACTCTCTTTATACATCATCAACACTACCCCACTCCTTCGTCCTTCAtgctaccccccctccctccctcccttcatccactCCGCTGAACTTTGACTGGCATCGTTATAGACTTGTCTACTCTGCAGAGTCTAATGGCATATGGGGAAGTTACTTAACCATATGTTAGTTCTATGTTAGCCTTTACATCTAACCTCAATGAGTGCATGTTCTTTCTGAACACATGAATGAATCACTGTGTAAGGTCAGAGTGCCAGATGCTCTTTATGAATAAATGAATCAATGAATGAGTGTGTGATGTCAACTAGGGCCTGTTCCTTATGAATACATTAATGAATGAACATGTCTTTTCTGAAGTTTGGAATTTGATTTTTATGTATTACAATGTAATGCATGTTCCCGAAGGAATGATTGAATTTGTGTGTGGCGTGCAGTCTGTGTCTTTGTGCACGTTGCTATCTAAGCCACATTACAGTTGGCCTACATGATCTGACAGTGACTCATAATACACGCTTGACTCTATAAGATGACAGGCTACACTGACAGTTGAACACCAAAAGAAGAAAAGTGAAGGAAAGTTCCATTTCCTTTGTGAATATGTAAATGTTTTAGGCCAATAGTTTTCTTCTAGCGTTGTTGGGTTCATCTTTCCTTTTACATTCTGCTGCCTTTGTTGGCAAATCATTAAAATGACTACTTTACAGAGAAATCAATCCTCTTTACCCGCCCTAAAGATCTTAACGAGTTTGCAGTCTATAATCTTTGGAGTGCCCTGTAGTCAATCAGTGTCTATCATTCAAAGTGTGTTTCCCGCCATAGAAAAGCACTTAGCACTCTCCTGTAGTTAATGATATACAATGTGCATTTCCTTCGTTACAGGCGATGCAGACTGTAGAACAAGTCCTAAATCACTAATCCACATACTCTCCTGGCTGTTGGAGGAGACCTGATACACCCCAGCTGTTAAAGGATGCCTCTGCAGGGGGAAATTAATCCATTAGCACTCTATTGTTTTATGAGGGAACGTTTCAGAGACTTAGAACAGTCTCTGTAAAGTGCAAACACTTGCTCAGCTATTATGCTGCTCTATTAAACAGCCGAAGCGCCGGCAAAGAGATTGCGATTTAAATGGTAGTAGCAGCCATGTGTCAGGCAGCAGTGACCGGTCGGCGGTCGGCAAGCATAATCTTTTTTCCAGAGAGTGCTAATGTTGTTATTTGCTTGTTGATGCAGCAGGCGTTCTAAGTAATCTGGAAAATCTGGAACAACTCCCAAGACAGCCAACTTGATAGATAAACGGACTTTGTTGAACTTTAGTTAAGATATAATGAAAACTTAAAAACACAGGCAACAGGCAGGAGATTTAACAGATTTATGCATTGTTAATTGTGCTCATTGAAGGAGTATGCCAATTCAAATGCATTAATGCCGTAGTTCAGATCAGTCTTGCCAACCTGAGACCTGTCTCTCCTGTTCTAGGTTCCATCTGTCTTTTCTGCCCAAACTGAAGGGCAAACCAAGAACAGTAAAACAGGGAGGCTCTCGACTGTTGAGTGCTGACTGACTTCTGTGAGGGAAAGAGATTGCAGCTCAAAGGCTCTTCTTGATGCAAATGTCAGAATACAGGCAGTACACTGTCCTGTTATCgactgtgtgtgtttggacaACAGCTGCTGACTCACCAAACTAATGACAAGCTTTGGGTAATACTGAAGGTCTTCCCATGCAGGACATCAAATACCAAGGCTAGGGGATttaatgagtgtgtgtatgtgtgtgtgtgtgtgggttgtgtgtgtgtgtgtgggttgtgtgtgtgtgtgtctcaagtgtgtgtgtgtcaagctgAGTGTGTTAATGATGACTGAAAAGCATAGAGGCTCAATAGTTACTTGTCAAATGTTGtcacaaaaacaacaactgtcGGGAACAAGTGAACTGAAGTGAACCACAGGCCTCCACAGGGAAGATGGCAATATAAAAGCCTGCCACACAGTAAGTGTTCCCCTTAATTTGTGTTCCAGCAGTAAAAAGAGAGATCcataaactgtcaccagcaagtCACACATCATCTTGATTCTACAAAAAAATATGTGGACATGGTGTAGAGCTAAAATGTTGACATGGCGAATAGCTAAAATGTTTTCCTCCAAATGAATACCTTTTTACAGTACAGCCTGCTTCTTAAAGTGGTGTATAAAGATGTCAACAACCTACTGTGTTTTTCATGTCAACATCATGAAacaccatacagtacattcaACTGTCTATAATTGTACAAAACCCTGTACAGAAATCATAGTAAAGTAATTTGTTTAGTTTAACACAGTCTGCTGTCACAGGTCACAGCTTGCATAAtatatctggtaatgaatggATCATCCCATACCAGCCACTTCCAATGGCTTTCCTGTCAGATAGTACCTTGAGCCAGACAGGTCTGCAAGAGTTGTCTAATGACCAGTTCATGGATAAAGGGACAGCAGGACCTCAGACATAATTGACAACAAAGGAGAAAGAGAATAAATAGAGCAGGAGCTGTTTACTTGTATTTTTCCACTTTAGATGATTTGCAGGGGAGATCCCGCACTACATGCCTTGATGTTCTGCAACTCAGTTAAATCCTCAAATTAATTTAGGCTGTCAGAATAACTTGACTCATTGCTACAATCATTAGCTTTGTGGTAGGCAGCGCCATTGTTTGCATTATATCCTTGTGATGGATCCTCTTTTCAGCTTTCCATCACAAACCCACATTCTTTCATTCGCAAGCCTGCCCACTAGGCAGATGTCTATTTCATTGAAGTGATgaggaaacaacattgattcaaccagtgtgtgcccagtggatgGGTTTTGAAAATTCTAATTAATCTCCCACACAATGAGTGTTTCTTTCCTTTAATTGCTCCTTTATTTctgtcctccatccctcccctctcctcaccgtCTCCTCTGAGCTGTGATGTGATATTCCCAGTGGACTCCTTTCCATCTTCTCCCCCTCCTGCTAAGTTTGATTAATATTTGAAAGGCAGACAGAGACGCTCtactcctctccaccactctcatCCACTCCCAGACACTGCCACGACTCTCAGTATCTATCACCTTCAGAGGTGATAGCATCATAGCATGGGACGAGAGacatagaggcagagagagagagagacagggagaagggggtggggagaggtgagagagagttaAGGAAGCATATTATATGAAGGAGGGGGAGTATTCTTCCACTTAAGACGTATAAAGCCTGTTACTAGGAGGGAAAAAGACACCACTTTTGGTTGAGTTAACCTCAGAGGGCATTGCAGATATTGCAGAGAGTGAATTTGTGTCAAAGGTTCAGcaattctttttttaaatgtatcaaaCCACTATACGGATTAGGATATGACCAAAATATATGCATGATGTGAGCTGGGGTCAGGATACTTTTTGCATCgacatacaggtaacatccaaaataaaagaaacaccaacataaagtgtgttaatagggcgttgggccacctcGACCAGAAcaacttcaatgcaccttggcatagattctacaactgtctggaagtctattggagggatgtgacaccattcttccatgagaaattctatattgtggtgttttgttgatggtggtggaaaacgctgtctcaggcaccatgccagaatctcccataaatgTTCAATTGGGTTCTGGTGCCTGAGGTGGCCATTGTATATGGTTTatatgctcatcaaaccattaagtgaccactcgtgccctgtggattgGTGCATAGGCATGGtaaccaaaataatggcctgcacaGCATTtgtatacatgaccctaagcatgatggga is part of the Oncorhynchus masou masou isolate Uvic2021 chromosome 33, UVic_Omas_1.1, whole genome shotgun sequence genome and harbors:
- the LOC135528024 gene encoding acid-sensing ion channel 1-like isoform X1, encoding MELKVESEEMDCNQPPPVEAFAQNSTLHGISHIFTYERVYIKRCLWVVFFLGSLTFLLFVCVDRIHFYLEYPHVTKLDEISTPLMVFPAVTFCNLNSFRFSRVTRNDLYHAGELLALLNQRYEIRDTHLVEESVLETLKVKADFHNFKPRPFNMREFYDRTGHDIKEILLACHFRGAECRAEDFQVVFTRYGKCYTFNAGGEGRTPLITTKGGMGNGLELMLDIQQDEYLPVWGETDETSFEAGIKVQIHNQEEPPFIDQLGFGVAPGFQTFVSCQEQRLIYLPPPWGDCKVTWMDSEFFETYSITACRIDCETRYLVENCNCRMVHMPGDAPYCTPELYKECADPALDFLVEKDNDFCVCETPCNMTRYSKELSFVKIPSKASAKYLAKKYNKSEQYIADNILVLDIFFEALNYETIEQKKAYEVAGLLGDIGGQMGLFIGASLLTILELFDYIYEVIKYKLCRCSEKKHKHSNNNDQGAVLSLEDVKCHSLHDNTHAPPPYSANILPHHTGRSNPEDVTC
- the LOC135528024 gene encoding acid-sensing ion channel 1-like isoform X2 — protein: MPATLGERAPICLPWMDEPRGLLRHKTPEKNKSSSVREWYEIRDTHLVEESVLETLKVKADFHNFKPRPFNMREFYDRTGHDIKEILLACHFRGAECRAEDFQVVFTRYGKCYTFNAGGEGRTPLITTKGGMGNGLELMLDIQQDEYLPVWGETDETSFEAGIKVQIHNQEEPPFIDQLGFGVAPGFQTFVSCQEQRLIYLPPPWGDCKVTWMDSEFFETYSITACRIDCETRYLVENCNCRMVHMPGDAPYCTPELYKECADPALDFLVEKDNDFCVCETPCNMTRYSKELSFVKIPSKASAKYLAKKYNKSEQYIADNILVLDIFFEALNYETIEQKKAYEVAGLLGDIGGQMGLFIGASLLTILELFDYIYEVIKYKLCRCSEKKHKHSNNNDQGAVLSLEDVKCHSLHDNTHAPPPYSANILPHHTGRSNPEDVTC